The following are encoded in a window of Psilocybe cubensis strain MGC-MH-2018 chromosome 4, whole genome shotgun sequence genomic DNA:
- a CDS encoding Chitin synthase, class 1: protein MDNNPSLSSRNTRNEPYDDPFSDHSRLQAPYRGPDPLSQADGRSLTSRPYGSSTSLAQDPQNEMYDDDEYVEKLPLNVGQGFAGGFYPPPQPVDPNSFGDPYADGRPMSVVSTSTNGMDNAWRRRQTIKRGVTRKVKLTNGNFIAEYPVPTPVYSAIEAKYKSANTTEFSHMRYTAATCDPDEFNEANGWSLRTKMYNRQTELLIAVTSYNEDKTLYARTLHGVMLNIRDICKTKQSKFWRSHTEDGNPAWQKITVALIVDGLEPMDKSVLDVLATVGVYQDGVMKKQVDEKDTVAHIFEYTTQLSVDATPQLVLPQANDGNNLVPVQIIFILKAKNQKKINSHRWLFNAVGKMLQPEVCVLIDAGTKPGHKSIFYLWEAFYNDPNLGGCCGEIHAMIKGGKKLLNPLVAAQNFEYKMSNILDKPLESSFGYVSVLPGAFSAYRFRAILGRPLEQYFHGDHSLADRLGQKGIYGMNIFTKNMFLAEDRILCFELVAKAGERWTLTYVKPSKAETDVPETAVELIGQRRRWLNGSFAASVYALVHFFSFYKSGHGPLRMVALHIQALYNVFSLVFSWFALANLWLTFSIIIDLLPAQKIYLFGNLVITHWVNLAFKWIYLSFLALQFILALGNRPKGERVPYAVTLWVYAFLAVYLLVCSVWLTVLSFKQLPSQIQGKSFQDAVFNTTLGPLSAAIVSTFGIYIIASFLYRDPWHMFSSFLQYLCLAPSFTNVLNVYAFCNLHDVSWGTKGSDKAEALPSVSSSKNKDTDVAVVEDQTQAQADVDAAFKETVTRAITKINKKEVPEKPTLDDQNKTFRTRLVAVWMLTNATLAIAIENINSVPSQDLEKDEQALAKKQSTYFAFILYSTFGLSAVRFAGCLYYFLKRNLFRWFRRN, encoded by the exons ATGGACAACAATCCCTCCCTGTCCtccagaaacaccaggaaTGAACCATATGACGATCCTTTTTCTGACCATTCTCGCCTCCAGGCTCCCTATCGGGGCCCTGACCCTCTCTCCCAGGCGGATGGGCGTTCCCTGACCTCGCGCCCTTACGGAAGCTCGACCAGCCTGGCTCAAGATCCCCAGAATGAGATgtacgatgacgacgaataTGTCGAAAAGTTGCCTTTGAACGTTGGCCAGGGTTTTGCTGGTGGATTCTACCCCCCTCCACA GCCTGTAGACCCCAATAGTTTTGGTGATCCATATGCGGATGGAAGACCCATGTCCGTCGTTTCTACCTCTACAAATGGCATGGACAATGCCTGGAGACGGAGGCAAACCATCAAGCGTGGCGTGACCCGCAAGGTAAAGCTCACCAATGGAAACTTCATTGCGGAATATCCTGTCCCTACACCTGTCTACTCTGCTATCGAGGCAAAATACAAGTCCGCGAATACGACGGAATTCTC ACACATGCGATACACCGCCGCCACGTGCGACCCTGATGAGTTCAACGAAGCAAATGGCTGGTCCCTGCGCACAAAGATGTACAATCGCCAAACCGAGCTGTTAATTGCGGTGACGTCATATAACGAAGACAAAACCCTGTATGCCAGAACCCTGCATGGTGTCATGCTCAACATCCGTGACATCTGCAAAACAAAGCAATCAAAGTTTTGGCGAAGTCACACAGAAGACGGCAACCCTGCATGGCAAAAGATTACTGTCGCTCTTATCGTCGATGGGCTGGAACCTATGGACAAGAGTGTACTGGATGTCCTGGCTACTGTCGGTGTCTACCAAGATGGTGTCATGAAGAAACAAGTCGATGAAAAAGACACGGTCGCTCATATTTTTGAG TATACCACCCAGCTATCCGTAGACGCTACACCACAGCTTGTCCTTCCTCAAGCAAACGATGGCAACAACCTCGTTCCTGTGCAAATTATCTTCATTCTGAAAGCCAAGAATCAGAAAAAGATCAACTCGCATCGTTGGCTTTTTAACGCCGTCGGTAAAATGCTCCAG CCTGAGGTTTGTGTTCTCATTGACGCAGGTACCAAGCCCGGTCACAAGTCCATCTTCTATCTTTGGGAAGCATTTTACAACGACCCTAATCTCGGAGGATGCTGTG GTGAAATTCACGCCATGATCAAGGGTGGCAAAAAACTTCTCAATCCTCTCGTCGCTGCTCAAAACTTTGAGTACAAAATGTCCAATATTCTGG ACAAACCGCTGGAGAGTAGCTTTGGCTACGTCTCAGTGCTGCCCGGTGCATTCTCAGCATACCGATTCCGTGCCATTTTGGGAAGGCCACTCGAACAGTACTTCCATGGTGACCACTCGCTCGCTGATCGCCTTGGGCAGAAGGGTATATATGGGATGAATATTTTCACTAAAAACATGTTTTTGG CCGAGGATCGTATTCTTTGCTTTGAGCTTGTCGCAAAGGCTGGAGAGCGCTGGACGCTTACTTATGTCAAGCCAAGCAAGGCCGAAacggatgttccagaaacTGCAGTCGAACTCATCGGCCAACGTCGACGATGGTTGAATGGATCTTTTGCAGCTTCAGTC TACGCTCTCGTCcacttcttctccttttACAAGTCTGGTCACGGGCCTCTTCGAATGGTCGCGCTGCATATCCAAGCCTTG TACAACGTTTTCTCACTCGTCTTTTCATGGTTCGCATTGGCCAATCTCTGGTTAACAttcagcatcatcatcgaTCTGCTCCCGGCGCAAAAAATCTATCTTTTTGGGAATTTGGTCATC ACTCATTGGGTTAATTTGGCGTTCAAGTGGATATACCTGTCGTTCCTCGCGCTGCAGTTCATCTTGGCTCTGGGTAATCGGCCGAAGGGTGAACGAGTTCCGTATGCTGTCACTTTATG ggtCTATGCGTTCCTCGCTGTTTATCTGCTTGTCTGCTCTGTCTGGTTGACGGTGTTGTCCTTCAAA CAACTTCCTTCTCAAATTCAAGGAAAATCCTTCCAGGATGCCGTGTTTAACACAACTTTGGGACCTTTATCGGCTGCGATCGTGTCAACGTTTGGTATATACATCATCGCGTCGTTCCTCTAC CGTGATCCCTGGCACATGTTCTCTAGTTTCCTTCAATATCTGTGTCTCGCTCCCAGTTTCACGAATGTGCTGAACGTTTATGCGTTTTGCAATCTGCACGATGTTTCGTGGGGGACTAAGGGAAGCGATAAAGCGGAAGCACTCCCCTCTGTCTCATCATCGAAGAACAAAGACACGGACGTCGCCGTCGTCGAAGACCAGACACAAGCACAGGCCGACGTGGACGCTGCATTCAAAGAGACAGTCACCCGAGCAATCACGAAGATCAATAAGAAGGAGGTACCCGAAAAACCGACGTTGGATGATCAGAACAAGACGTTCCGCACGCGCCTTGTTGCGGTGTGGATGCTGACGAATGCGACGCTTGCGATTGCGATTGAGAATATTAATAGTGTGCCGAGTCAGGATTTGGAGAAGGATGAGCAGGCGCTGGCGAAGAAGCAGAGCACGTATTTTGCGTTTATTTTGTATTCGACGTTTGGGCTTAGCGCGGTTAGGTTTGCTGGG TGTTTGTATTACTTCTTGAAGAGGAACCTGTTCAGATGGTTCCGCCGGAACTGA
- a CDS encoding Transcription factor SOX-4 — protein MSFSFGVAPNSLSGQFFDDSSFTCADRDATLSLLGHEGAIPSLSQYSLASSGTSGIDASFSVPPRRPSSRRREPGHIPRPRNAFIFFRSWYINNMHESKDVKQNELSKQAGEIWKNMSVEEKEPFLQYAAIEKEHHYAMFPDYVYSPNTTTATNKKASKYKVSRATSNSVSREASSTSWNHIGEVFHSVGSETLSPFHDHIEHVSNQQEYQQYTQNTSPAYLPVLPHTWFNKGLDAALPDTTNLLSPNSSSYPLSDTPLPLTYDNPYLGFLDYTFPEVCSEADGLMQQFMDDSMEWLELTTPVLGFSANFGQ, from the exons ATGTCTTTCTCCTTCGGTGTTGCACCCAACTCTCTCTCTGGACAATTTTTTGACGATTCATCGTTCACTTGTGCTG ACCGTGATGCTACCTTGAGCTTGCTGGGTCACGAGGGCGCGATACCTTCACTTTCCCAATATTCTCTTGCCTCTTCCGGTACTTCTGGTATCGACGCGTCCTTTTCCGTCCCTCCTCGTCGCCCAAGCAGCCGTCGTCGCGAACCAGGACACATCCCTCGCCCTCGTAAtgcttttattttcttccGCTCatggtatatcaacaataTGCATGAGTCCAAGGATGTGAAGCAGAATGAGTTGAGCAAGCAGGCCGGCGAGATATGGAAAAACATGTcggttgaggagaaggagCCTTTCTTGCAATATGCTGCTATCGAAAAAGAGCACCACTATGCTATGTTCCCTGACTACGTCTACTCCCCCAACACGACCACGGCTACCAACAAGAAAGCATCCAAATACAAAGTCTCTCGCGCTACCTCCAATTCGGTGTCACGGGAGGCGTCGTCGACTTCATGGAACCACATTGGCGAG GTATTCCATTCAGTTGGATCCGAAACTCTTTCACCATTCCACGACCATATTGAACACGTCTCCAATCAACAGGAGTATCAGCAATACACGCAGAACACGTCGCCTGCGTATTTACCTGTCCTTCCGCATACTTGGTTCAATAAGGGGTTGGACGCCGCTCTACCAGACACGACCAATTTATTATCTCCAAATTCATCGTCATACCCTCTCTCCGACACACCGTTACCCTTGACATATGATAATCCTTACCTTGGTTTTCTGGACTACACGTTCCCTGAAGTGTGTTCAGAGGCTGACGGTCTGATGCAACAGTTCATGGATGACTCGATGGAATGGTTAGAGCTCACCACCCCAGTTTTGGGGTTTTCTGCAAACTTTGGGCAATAG